Proteins encoded by one window of Vitis vinifera cultivar Pinot Noir 40024 chromosome 10, ASM3070453v1:
- the LOC100233021 gene encoding aspartic proteinase A1, which produces MEAKLKAVLVSLFLSSLLFSLVSSATTDGLFRIGLKKMKLDQNDQLAARLESKEGESLRASIRKYFRHGNLGDSQDTDIVGLKNYMDAQYFGEIGIGTPPQTFTVIFDTGSSNLWVPSSKCYFSVPCYFHSKYKSSQSSTYRKNGKSADIHYGTGAISGFFSEDNVKVGDLVVKNQEFIEATREPSVTFLVAKFDGILGLGFQEISVGNAVPVWYNMVKQGLVKEPVFSFWLNRKTDDDEGGELVFGGVDPDHFKGEHTYVPVTQKGYWQFDMGEVLIDGETTGYCAGGCAAIADSGTSLLAGPTAVVAMINHAIGATGVVSQECKTVVAQYGETIMDLLLSEASPQKICSQIGLCTFDGTRGVGMGIESVVDEKNGDKSSGVHDAGCSACEMAVVWMQSQLRQNQTKERILEYVNELCDRLPSPMGESAVDCLQLSSMPNVSLTIGGKVFDLSANEYVLKVGEGAAAQCISGFIAMDVPPPRGPLWILGDVFMGRYHTVFDYGNMRVGFAEAA; this is translated from the exons ATGGAAGCCAAACTCAAAGCTGTCCTTGTGTCTCTGTTCCTTTCCTCCCTGTTGTTTTCTCTGGTTTCTTCTGCAACCACGGATGGGCTGTTTAGAATTGGACTCAAAAAGATGAAATTGGACCAAAATGACCAGCTTGCTGCACGGCTGGAGTCCAAGGAAGGGGAGTCATTAAGAGCTTCTATTAGGAAGTATTTTCGTCATGGTAATCTTGGGGACTCTCAGGATACAGATATTGTGGGACTGAAAAACTACATGGATGCTCAATACTTTGGTGAAATTGGTATTGGTACTCCCCCTCAAACGTTCACTGTAATCTTTGACACTGGTAGCTCAAACCTGTGGGTTCCATCATCCAAGTGCTATTTCTCG GTTCCTTGCTATTTCCATTCAAAGTACAAGTCAAGCCAATCAAGTACCTACAGGAAGAATG GGAAATCTGCTGATATCCATTATGGTACTGGAGCTATCTCAGGTTTCTTTAGTGAAGACAATGTGAAAGTTGGTGATCTTGTTGTGAAGAATCAG GAATTTATTGAGGCAACTAGAGAGCCCAGTGTCACATTTTTGGTGGCCAAATTTGATGGTATATTAGGACTTGGATTTCAAGAGATTTCAGTTGGAAATGCCGTCCCAGTGTG GTACAACATGGTGAAACAAGGTCTTGTTAAGGAGCCAGTATTTTCATTCTGGCTCAACCGCAAGACAGATGATGATGAAGGGGGTGAACTTGTGTTTGGTGGAGTTGACCCCGATCACTTCAAGGGTGAGCACACATATGTTCCAGTGACGCAGAAAGGCTATTGGCAG TTTGATATGGGCGAAGTTCTTATTGATGGTGAAACAACTG GGTACTGTGCCGGAGGTTGTGCAGCAATTGCAGATTCTGGAACTTCTTTGTTGGCAGGTCCAACG GCTGTTGTTGCTATGATAAATCATGCCATTGGAGCCACCGGAGTTGTTAGCCAGGAATGCAAGACTGTAGTTGCACAGTATGGGGAAACAATCATGGATTTACTTTTATCAGAG GCATCACCACAGAAGATTTGCTCGCAAATTGGGTTGTGCACCTTTGATGGGACTCGTGGTGTTGG CATGGGCATTGAGAGTGTTGTGGATGAGAAGAATGGTGACAAGTCATCTGGTGTACATGATGCTGGATGCTCTGCTTGTGAGATGGCAGTTGTCTGGATGCAAAGCCAGCTTCGGCAGAATCAGACAAAAGAACGTATATTGGAGTATGTGAATGAG CTTTGTGATCGACTGCCGAGCCCAATGGGAGAATCAGCTGTGGACTGTTTACAGCTTTCTTCCATGCCTAATGTTTCCTTAACTATTGGTGGTAAAGTTTTTGATCTCTCAGCAAATGAG TACGTGCTGAAGGTGGGCGAGGGTGCTGCTGCACAGTGCATTAGTGGCTTTATTGCCATGGACGTCCCTCCTCCACGAGGACCCCTCTG GATCCTGGGAGACGTCTTCATGGGTCGCTACCACACCGTGTTCGATTATGGTAATATGAGAGTTGGATTTGCAGAAGCGGCATAA
- the LOC100853501 gene encoding mitogen-activated protein kinase kinase kinase 18-like codes for MDWTRGCTLGRGSSATVSIATSHLSGDIFAVKSTELSQSKLLKREQRILSTVRSAHVIEYRGWNVTCENGKQMYNLCMEYAAGGTLKQRGSLGEAAIRANTRAILQGLQYLHSNCIVHCDIKSENILITGDGLKIGDLGCARLADDFSDSVCGTPAFMAPEVARGEEQGFAADVWALGCTIIEMATGRAPWTDVSDPVSAVYRIGFSGDVPEIPGWVSEDAKDFLGKCLVRDPVQRWSVGELLGHPFVNEACVFSKEVYGSSSSSPTSVLDQRFWSSSIEELYPFHKKSWNSPRERIHFLANSNSNSGLPNWGWDENWVTVRSGSMEEPEVVSEAPTATMAWAGEDPGMVGFREPTPTAAMDSCNSCNLSRLKCKCMNYVLCGNLNFDFVANFNDSSSRLVHLYHNLTKFGSKVDLAISNGLSCVSVT; via the coding sequence ATGGACTGGACTAGGGGATGTACCCTTGGTCGTGGGTCCTCCGCCACCGTCTCCATCGCCACCTCCCACCTCTCCGGTGACATCTTCGCCGTGAAATCAACTGAGCTCTCCCAGTCCAAATTGCTCAAGAGGGAACAGAGGATTCTCTCCACAGTGAGGTCTGCTCACGTGATTGAATACAGAGGGTGGAATGTCACGTGCGAGAATGGGAAGCAGATGTACAATCTGTGCATGGAGTACGCCGCCGGCGGCACGCTCAAGCAGCGCGGCAGCCTGGGAGAGGCCGCCATCAGAGCCAACACGCGCGCCATTCTGCAGGGCCTTCAGTACCTACATTCCAATTGCATTGTCCACTGCGACATCAAAAGCGAGAATATTCTGATCACCGGCGACGGGTTGAAGATCGGCGACCTGGGTTGCGCTAGACTCGCCGACGATTTCTCGGATTCGGTTTGTGGGACGCCGGCGTTCATGGCGCCCGAGGTGGCGCGCGGGGAGGAGCAGGGGTTCGCCGCTGATGTGTGGGCTCTTGGGTGCACGATCATTGAGATGGCCACCGGGCGGGCGCCGTGGACGGATGTTTCCGACCCGGTTTCGGCTGTTTACCGAATTGGGTTTTCCGGGGACGTGCCGGAGATTCCAGGGTGGGTGTCGGAGGACGCTAAGGATTTTTTGGGGAAGTGTTTGGTGAGGGACCCAGTGCAGAGGTGGTCAGTTGGCGAGCTTCTTGGGCACCCTTTTGTCAACGAAGCTTGTGTTTTTTCCAAAGAAGTTTATGGGTCAAGTTCAAGCAGTCCGACAAGTGTGTTGGATCAAAGGTTCTGGAGCTCCTCCATTGAAGAACTGTACCCATTTCACAAGAAATCTTGGAATTCTCCAAGGGAGAGGATCCACTTCTTggcaaattcaaattcaaattcaggATTGCCCAATTGGGGATGGGATGAAAATTGGGTGACAGTGAGGAGTGGCAGCATGGAAGAACCAGAGGTGGTTTCTGAGGCTCCCACAGCCACCATGGCTTGGGCCGGTGAGGACCCTGGCATGGTAGGTTTCAGGGAACCCACACCCACTGCTGCAATGGACAGTTGTAATAGTTGTAATTTGTCACGTTTAAAATGTAAATGCATGAATTATGTTTTATGTGGAaatcttaattttgattttgtggcAAATTTTAATGATAGTTCCAGTCGTCTAGTCCACCTCTACCATAACTTAACTAAATTTGGGAGCAAAGTTGATTTAGCAATTTCAAATGGATTAAGTTGTGTTAGTGTCACATGA
- the LOC100260675 gene encoding S-type anion channel SLAH4: protein MENRGAQPPIELMVEATSNSTSQEYHSHESIVSKPPLESFLTRLHAGYFRISLSLGSQALLWKTLSEAKSDLQPLRHVSQMLPLLAFLLLWYLSFFTLISLSFLYILRCFFHFQMVKAEFLHHVGVNYLFAPWISWLLLLQSAPLVVPNTLSYLVLWWVFAIPVLALDIKIYGQWFTTEKRFFSMVANPTSQISVIGNLVGAQAAALMGWKESAVCMFTLGMVHYLVVFVTLYQRLSGGDRLPVMLRPVFFLFFAAPSMASLAWKSISGTFDTTSKMLFFLSLFLFTSLACRPALFKKSMRKFNVAWWAYSFPLTFLALASAEYAQKVEGEIAPVLMLMLIAFSVLVCLSLMLFTALNTKALLLGNDPILKFRKSQNKEGLTMVYRNGG, encoded by the exons ATGGAAAACAGAGGAGCTCAACCCCCAATTGAGCTCATGGTGGAGGCTACTTCGAATAGCACAAGCCAAGAATATCATAGCCACGAAAGCATCGTCTCCAAGCCACCATTGGAATCCTTCTTAACCAGGCTCCATGCTGGTTACTTCAGAATAAGCCTCTCTCTGGGTAGCCAAGCTTTGCTATGGAAGACTCTGAGTGAGGCCAAGAGCGACTTGCAACCTCTTCGGCATGTGTCCCAGATGCTCCCTCTGCTGGCTTTCCTCCTACTTTGGTATCTCTCGTTTTTCACTCTGATATCACTCTCTTTTCTCTACATCCTCAGATGCTTCTTTCACTTTCAGATGGTGAAGGCAGAGTTCTTACATCATGTAGGAGTGAACTACCTGTTTGCTCCTTGGATTTCTTGGCTTCTCCTGCTTCAGTCAGCTCCTTTGGTTGTCCCCAATACTCTTTCCTATCTAGTTCTCTGGTGGGTGTTTGCCATTCCAGTTCTGGCGCtcgatataaaaatatatggacAATGGTTCACCACAGAAAAGCGGTTTTTCTCCATGGTGGCGAACCCTACAAGCCAGATATCAGTGATTGGGAACTTGGTTGGAGCGCAGGCTGCTGCGCTGATGGGGTGGAAAGAGAGTGCAGTTTGCATGTTTACACTAGGCATGGTCCACTATCTGGTGGTTTTTGTCACTCTTTATCAGCGTCTGTCGGGTGGTGATCGGCTTCCAGTGATGCTCCGGCCTGTTTTCTTCCTGTTCTTTGCTGCGCCGAGCATGGCAAGCTTGGCTTGGAAGTCGATATCTGGGACTTTTGACACCACTTCAAAGATGCTTTTCTTCCTCTCACTCTTCCTCTTCACATCGCTG GCATGCAGGCCAGCTCTTTTCAAGAAATCTATGAGGAAGTTCAATGTGGCATGGTGGGCTTACTCTTTTCCCCTCACCTTCCTTGCTCTAGCCTCTGCGGAATATGCACAGAAGGTGGAAGGTGAAATAGCTCCTGTTCTGATGCTCATGCTCATAGCCTTCTCTGTCTTGGTTTGCCTCAGCTTGATGCTCTTCACTGCACTCAACACTAAAGCCCTTCTCCTTGGAAATGATCCCATTCTGAAATTTCGCAAATCTCAAAACAAGGAGGGCTTGACCATGGTGTATAGGAATGGAGGGTAA
- the LOC100265893 gene encoding uncharacterized protein LOC100265893: protein MIQLLFTVIFAEMAMIMVLLFKTPLRKLVIMGLDRVKRGRGPIMVKTVAATVLVVLISSVYSMMKIRKRGIDDDVVNPTDQVLMAKHLLETSLMGFTLFLALMIDRLHHYIRELRLRRKSMEAIKKQNRGFEDGKTGGSAEIKAMEEEMAALGAKLKQLESEIETKTKEAKAAETNAVALRKQSEGFLLEYDRLLEENQNLRNQLQSLDRRLSHSGSKKNT, encoded by the exons ATGATTCAGCTACTGTTCACGGTGATATTCGCCGAAATGGCTATGATCATGGTGCTCCTCTTCAAGACTCCACTGAGGAAGCTGGTGATCATGGGGCTGGATCGAGTGAAGCGCGGTCGAGGCCCTATTATGGTGAAGACGGTGGCGGCAACGGTGCTGGTGGTGCTGATCTCGAGTGTGTACAGTATGATGAAGATCCGGAAGCGTGGGATCGATGATGATGTTGTTAATCCCACGGATCAGGTTCTGATGGCCAAGCATCTTCTGGAGACTTCGCTTATGG GATTCACCCTCTTCCTTGCACTAATGATAGACAGACTACATCACTACATCAGAGAACTCCGTTTAAGAAGGAAGAGCATGGAAGCTATAAAGAAACAAAACCGAGGCTTTGAGGATGGAAAAACTGGTGGTTCAGCAGAAATCAAAGCCATGGAGGAAGAGATGGCAGCATTAGGGGCAAAGCTTAAGCAGCTGGAATCTGAAATTgagacaaaaacaaaagaagcaaAGGCTGCAGAAACCAATGCTGTGGCTCTGAGGAAACAATCTGAAGGCTTCCTTCTTGAATACGACCGTTTGCTTGAGGAAAACCAGAATCTTCGGAACCAGTTGCAGTCATTAGACCGAAGATTGTCACATTCTGGTAGCAAGAAGAACACATAA